The genomic window TTCCGTAAAGGCAATAATATCGGTTTGGGTAGAATCGTTAAGTTTAAAACCATATTCTAAATCGATGTTGTTCGGTCGTTTTATGTTTCTAATGGTTTTATTTTCTATAATTTTCCCGTCTAAATCAAAAGCGTAAATAGCACCATTGGTTTCTTTATCTGTTCCAAAAATTATGCTTTTTGATGCATCGTTTGGGTTTACCCAAATAGCAGGATCATCAGTATCATGCAACGTGTTTTCTGTAATAACATCTGGTGCAATTTCTGGAAATTGAGTTCCGCATGCTATTAATAATGTTAAGCTTCCTATGATTATTATTTTATTGTAATTCGTCATGTTTAGTTTCTTTTAAATAGATCGTATTTTAAGCCAAAAGTTAAGCGCTGTCCATAAGACTCAGACTGCATAGTTCTCGATTTTTCACCTTGATAATAACGTAAAGCTTGGTTTGTAATGTTATTTAAACTCGCGTAAATACTTAGATTTTTGTTGAATTTATAACCAGCGTTAAAATCTAAGAAAAATTGTTTGTCGTAATAACGATCTTCAAAAGCACGACCACCAATTTCGTCTACATAAGCTCCTGAATAATTACCCGAAAGCCTAGCGTTAAACTTTTTATCGGCATAAGCTAAAGATGCGTTAAACATATTTGGCGCCGTGTTTGGTAAATCTAAATCGGTACGTTCTTCACCATCTTCATTTCTAATGCCATCTGCACTAGACGATAAATGTGTGTAATTTAAGTAAATACTTAGGTTTCTAGCAAAACTTGGTAAGAAATCTAACTGACGTTGGAAAGCAAATTCAAATCCAAGAAGAGAAGCTTTATCGCCATTAAAGGGTTGATAAACGTCGTATTCGTTTTCATCTTCATATTGAAAAACATAAATAAAATCTTGAATATCTTTATAGAAAACACCTCCAGAAATAATACCAACAGATTTGAAATAGTGTTCTGCCATAACATCAAAATTTATTGATGTTGTTGGATCAAGTTCTGAGTTTCCTAACTTAATTTCTTCATCTTCATTGTTAATCTCTCTAAAAGGAACAAGGTCTATATAGTTTGGTCTAGCCAATGTGTTTGTCCAAGCAAAACGTAACACAGTTTGTTCTGTTAAGTCGTATTTTAAGTGTAAACCAGGTAAAACATTGGTGTACGAGTTTTTATCTGTAACACTATTGCTTCCTGCAAAATCACCATCTTCATCAAAAATAATTTCGTTTCCTGTACTGTTAATACTTGTGTGTTCTAATCTAATACCAAATAGAACGTTTAGTTTTTCGGTTACTTGTTGGCTCGTCATAGCGTAGCCAGAAAACACATTTTCATCTACATCAAAGTTCGCTGTTAGGTATTCTTCTGGTAAATCTTCAGCTTCAAACAAAGTCGCATCGTTAAGATTTAATTGTCCTAGAAACTCGGTCGTTGCAAAAGATCCAATAGCATATTGACTGCCTGCTAAAAAATCTGGATTGCTGTAATTTTTAGTAGGGATACCACCTAATAAATCGAAGCTCGAACCTTCTGGGCTGTATTCAATAAAATCGTTATCTCTATTTTTATTTTTCAACCTTGTTTTTATACCAAATTTTAAAGATCCGTTATTATCATCAAATAAATTTAAAGGCAATTTGAAATTTGCTACAACATTAAAATCTTTTTCCTCCGTGTATTGGTTTTCTTCGGTTAATTCACCAAATTCAAAGCTATTGTAAAGTGCATCGTTATTGTTAACAGGAGTAAATAGAGGGTGTCTAGAGTTGTTGTTGTAGTTAATGGTGTATTCGCTCTCGTATTCTAGGTAGCGCTCGTTTAAACGCTCTTCAGAAGCTTTAGAATAAGCTGCCATCCAGTCTATTTGTAGTTTGTTAACTAAGTGTGCACCACCAATGTTATAGTTTTGCATACGTTGGTCTTCTAGTCTGGTGTTTTGGTTTCTGTCGTTGTCAATACCACCTTTAGTTTGGCGTTTTACTTCTACCGGAAACATGCTTAAGTTACTATTTGAGTCTACCGTGAAATCACCTGGCTCAATATCTTCACCGTCTAGAATTTCATGCTCTAATCTAAACCTGTTTTCACGATCGTCTCTCCAGTTGTAGATGGATTTAAAATAAATACTGTTATTTTTATCTAGTTTATAATCTAAATTAGCTGAAAAGCTACGTCGTGTACGTTGTACAATATAATCTCTAATTTCAAAGGTTTTTGCGTAAGGGTTAACGACAACTTCTTCTAAATTATCTTCGTCATCATTCGCATTATATTCAAATTCATCTTCCCACTCGGCTTCAAAATTATGACTTCCAAAATCATTATCGTTTACCGATGCAGAAAGCATCCATCCAAATTTTCCGTTATCGCTTCTGTTTCCTATTAAAAAAGAACCATTAAGTATTTTTTTATTTGAAATGTAATTAACGCCCGAGCCCACAGTTGCTGATACACGGAAACCTTCTGGAGAAGTTCTTGTTACCAAGTTTACCGAACCACCTAAAGCATCAGCATCCATATCTGGTGTTACCGCTTTGCTCACTTCAATAAGCTGAATCAT from Algibacter sp. L1A34 includes these protein-coding regions:
- a CDS encoding TonB-dependent receptor; its protein translation is MRKNNVILIITLLLSLTGICQEGNIQGVITDSDGLKVPFSNIIIESLKKGTISDVDGNFTLIGVPTGNQTVTVKYIGYDDSSSNILVKANATSTLNFTITPKALELDGVTITSYVSGQAKALNAQKNKQNITNVVSTDQIGKFPDANIGDAIKRIPGITMQVDQGEARNIIIRGLAPQLNSVTLNGSRIPSAEGDNRNVQMDLIPADMIQLIEVSKAVTPDMDADALGGSVNLVTRTSPEGFRVSATVGSGVNYISNKKILNGSFLIGNRSDNGKFGWMLSASVNDNDFGSHNFEAEWEDEFEYNANDDEDNLEEVVVNPYAKTFEIRDYIVQRTRRSFSANLDYKLDKNNSIYFKSIYNWRDDRENRFRLEHEILDGEDIEPGDFTVDSNSNLSMFPVEVKRQTKGGIDNDRNQNTRLEDQRMQNYNIGGAHLVNKLQIDWMAAYSKASEERLNERYLEYESEYTINYNNNSRHPLFTPVNNNDALYNSFEFGELTEENQYTEEKDFNVVANFKLPLNLFDDNNGSLKFGIKTRLKNKNRDNDFIEYSPEGSSFDLLGGIPTKNYSNPDFLAGSQYAIGSFATTEFLGQLNLNDATLFEAEDLPEEYLTANFDVDENVFSGYAMTSQQVTEKLNVLFGIRLEHTSINSTGNEIIFDEDGDFAGSNSVTDKNSYTNVLPGLHLKYDLTEQTVLRFAWTNTLARPNYIDLVPFREINNEDEEIKLGNSELDPTTSINFDVMAEHYFKSVGIISGGVFYKDIQDFIYVFQYEDENEYDVYQPFNGDKASLLGFEFAFQRQLDFLPSFARNLSIYLNYTHLSSSADGIRNEDGEERTDLDLPNTAPNMFNASLAYADKKFNARLSGNYSGAYVDEIGGRAFEDRYYDKQFFLDFNAGYKFNKNLSIYASLNNITNQALRYYQGEKSRTMQSESYGQRLTFGLKYDLFKRN